In Rhizophagus irregularis chromosome 7, complete sequence, a single genomic region encodes these proteins:
- a CDS encoding uncharacterized protein (SECRETED:cutsite_VLP-EK; SECRETED:prob_0.2634); SECRETED:SignalP(1-23) produces MRLYIIFLIFLIFLSSIILLVLPEKSSFESEYQGKVLLTSDGFGYFVSFIDDEVKIKEFFDNLTQELAKAIPVSPERITTNRRYEIETDTSCILSIDIERTNNKTERKSSLIVSDLDTLIKNKLTTVIGSGEYTNYLDAEYGYQIIPSWIKENWKNVIISIAVDVFFLSLAYWNNTFTIYSCANAIERLVVIIWYDSASYFLMTSSFITNLMVAFKIVRDELMRHDLQKLLEELEDDLKEGNNLAEYKSEDGGTTGLIINNDGVNSQEKITKVLKEIKRELKIIIRELAVISDLMKELKNVNEKLNSKDIVKKLKRINSFIREFMQVEGSTKELLDVSGHLNKLNELLKEIKDNVNKKELNKINYLIKSMKNKLRIEQLKEKLNEAEYLIINNELASEDKRDLLKELNDFKKELRKFNDHAEPTAVYGDKEMNNAVEKYSGKKQIKKLKDYILRKFEKILRKFESWFGSLRESDHPEKKYRKISQWLRDYKDNQVIVVIFAILVGVDVIHFKLLGSMLRIPIPSLNFFCLKPKIIDVNFNAKLSHAVKVQLFWVAIINFFNDIAIIFTQNFSLSKVSLVVSLDYMSVYVLLKTIIHILTNLYNIFKLFQTRKKFI; encoded by the exons atgaggttatatattatttttcttatttttcttatttttctttcatcgATTATTTTATTGGTATTACCAGAAAAATCATCCTTTGAATCTGAATACCAAGGAAAAGTTCTATTGACTTCAGATGGGTTCGGTTACTTCGTAAGTTTTATAGATGatgaagttaaaataaaagaattttttgataatttaacaCAAGAATTGGCTAAAGCAATTCCGGTTAGTCCGGAACGAATAACTACAAATAGAAGATATGAAATTGAAACTGATACTTCATGCATTTTATCTATTGATATTGAAAGGACTAATAATAAAACCGAAAGAAAATCTAGTTTGATCGTTAGTGATTTAGATactttaataaagaataaacttACCACTGTCATTGGTTCTGGAgaatatacaaattatttggATGCTGAATATGGATATCAAATCATAC CAAGTTggataaaagaaaattggaaaaaCGTAATTATATCAATTGCAGTAgatgtcttttttttatcacttgCTTATTGG aataataCATTTACAATTTATTCTTGTGCCAACGCTATTGAAAGATTAGTTGTTATAATTTGGTATGATTCAGCAAG TTATTTCCTTATGACATCTTCTTTTATCACAAATTTAATGGTTGCATTTAAAATTGTACGTGATGAACTTATGAGACATGacttacaaaaattattagaagaacTTGAAGATGACTTAAAAGAAGGTAACAATCTAGCAGAATATAAATCAGAAGACGGCGGTACAACaggattaataataaataatgatggtGTCAACAGCCAAGAAAAAATTACGaaagtattaaaagaaattaaaagagagttaaaaataataattagagaATTAGCAGTAATTAGCGATCTcatgaaagaattaaaaaatgttaatgaaaaattaaattcaaaagacatcgtaaaaaaattgaaaagaatTAACAGTTTTATAAGAGAATTTATGCAAGTTGAAGGTTCTacaaaagaattattagatGTTAGTGGACATTTGAATAAACTTAACgaattattgaaagaaattaaagataacgttaacaaaaaagaattaaataaaataaattatcttattaaatccatgaaaaataaattaagaattgaacaacttaaagaaaaattgaatgaGGCCGAGTatcttattatcaataatgaaCTTGCAAGTGAAGATAAAAGAGATTTACTAAAAGAACTTAACgactttaaaaaagaattaagaaaatttaatgacCATGCAGAACCTACAGCAGTGTATGGGGATAAAGAAATGAATAATGCTGTTGAGAAATATAGTGGCAAAAAACAGATTAAAAAGCTTAAAGACTATATTCTGAGAAAGTTTGAAAAGATTCTGAGAAAGTTTGAAAGCTGGTTTGGAAGCCTTAGAGAATCAGATCATCCGGAAAAGAAATATCGAAAAATTTCACAATGGTTAAGAGATTATAAAGATAATCAAGTAATTGTAGTAATATTTGCGATACTAGTAGGAGTTGATgttatacattttaaattgCTTGGATCAATGTTACGGATTCCGATTCCAagtcttaattttttttgtcttaaGCCTAAAATTATTGATGTTAATTTTAATGCTAAATTATCCCACGCAGTAAAAGTACAATTATTTTGGGTTgcaatcattaattttttcaatgatattgctataatatttacacag aatttttctttaagtaAAGTATCATTAGTTGTATCATTGGATTACATGTCTGTAtacgttttattaaaaactattataCATATCCTTACTAACTTATATAacatatttaaattgtttcaaacccgtaaaaaatttatctga